The following proteins are co-located in the Paraburkholderia phytofirmans PsJN genome:
- a CDS encoding MFS transporter, with protein MSWTREQRNVTIAAYLGWTLDAFDFFLMVFVLKDIAAEFNTKIPEVAFGIMLTLVMRPLGALIFGWLADKYGRRPTLMVNIACFSLLELLSGFSPNLATLLVLRALFGIAMGGEWGVGGALTMETVPPKSRGIVSGLLQAGYPSGYLLASVVFGVFYQYIGWRGMFFVGVLPALLVLYVRAHVPESPAFKTLEKKARPGLVATLRQNVKLSLYAIVLMTAFNFFSHGSQDLYPTFLRVQHQFDAHTVSWITITLNVGAICGGLFFGALSEKIGRKRAIFIAALIALPVLPLWAFSTTPVLLAVGAFLMQISVQGAWGVIPVHLNEISPDEIRATFPGLVYQLGNLIASVNGPLQASAAEAHGNNYALIMAIVIGIVAVVIAALIPFSRERRGIDMTQSAKQVAAQL; from the coding sequence ATGAGTTGGACACGGGAACAGAGAAACGTCACGATCGCTGCCTATCTGGGCTGGACACTCGACGCATTCGATTTCTTTCTAATGGTGTTCGTATTGAAAGATATTGCGGCGGAGTTCAATACAAAAATCCCAGAAGTCGCCTTCGGCATTATGTTGACCCTGGTGATGCGTCCGCTCGGCGCATTGATTTTCGGCTGGCTCGCCGACAAGTACGGCCGCCGTCCCACGCTGATGGTCAACATCGCGTGTTTCTCGTTGCTCGAATTGCTGTCCGGCTTTTCGCCGAATCTCGCCACCCTGCTCGTGCTGCGCGCGCTGTTCGGCATCGCGATGGGCGGCGAATGGGGCGTCGGCGGCGCACTGACCATGGAAACCGTGCCGCCGAAGTCGCGCGGCATCGTCTCGGGTCTGCTGCAAGCCGGCTATCCGAGCGGCTATCTGCTCGCTTCGGTCGTGTTCGGCGTGTTCTATCAGTACATCGGCTGGCGCGGCATGTTCTTTGTCGGCGTGTTGCCGGCTTTGCTCGTGTTGTACGTGCGCGCGCACGTGCCCGAGTCGCCCGCTTTCAAGACGCTCGAAAAGAAAGCGCGTCCGGGTCTCGTCGCCACGCTCAGGCAGAACGTCAAGCTGTCGCTGTACGCGATCGTTCTGATGACCGCGTTCAACTTCTTCTCGCACGGTTCGCAGGATCTGTATCCGACCTTCCTGCGCGTGCAGCATCAGTTCGATGCGCATACGGTGTCGTGGATAACAATCACGCTGAACGTCGGCGCAATTTGCGGCGGGCTGTTCTTCGGTGCGTTGTCGGAGAAGATCGGCCGCAAACGCGCGATCTTCATCGCTGCGTTGATCGCGTTGCCGGTGCTGCCGCTGTGGGCCTTCTCGACCACGCCGGTGCTGCTCGCGGTGGGCGCCTTCCTGATGCAGATCTCCGTGCAAGGCGCGTGGGGTGTGATTCCAGTACACCTGAACGAAATCTCGCCCGATGAAATTCGCGCGACCTTCCCCGGCCTCGTGTATCAGCTCGGCAATCTGATCGCGTCGGTGAACGGTCCGTTGCAGGCGAGCGCCGCCGAAGCGCACGGCAACAACTACGCGCTCATCATGGCGATCGTGATCGGCATCGTGGCAGTGGTGATCGCCGCGCTGATTCCGTTCAGCCGCGAGCGCCGCGGCATCGACATGACGCAGTCGGCGAAACAGGTCGCGGCGCAGCTTTAA
- a CDS encoding MAPEG family protein has protein sequence MTIPHLCLLVVALLPFPWTMLAKVSRHYDNRTPRAYLAGLDGWRARAHAAHQNAWEALAMFTAAIVVAGQAGGSSTWINWLAITFVVSRVLHGVLYVANLASLRSLVWFVGVACVVSMFVVSIR, from the coding sequence ATGACAATTCCGCATTTATGCCTGCTCGTCGTCGCGCTGTTGCCGTTTCCGTGGACCATGCTCGCAAAAGTCAGCAGACACTACGACAATCGCACGCCACGCGCCTATCTTGCCGGTCTCGACGGCTGGCGCGCGCGGGCTCATGCGGCGCATCAGAATGCGTGGGAGGCGTTGGCCATGTTCACCGCGGCGATCGTCGTCGCAGGACAGGCGGGAGGATCGAGCACGTGGATCAACTGGCTGGCGATCACGTTCGTCGTCTCACGCGTGCTGCACGGCGTGCTGTATGTCGCGAACCTAGCGTCGCTGCGTTCGCTGGTGTGGTTCGTCGGCGTGGCGTGCGTGGTGTCGATGTTCGTCGTTTCCATTCGCTAA
- a CDS encoding GNAT family N-acetyltransferase produces MSLPHFTTARLLLRPRCFDDLEACLAMDRDVEVTRHIPGPWQDPVAHRRFVEGRMRCAYPDGLGYWSIFERAAPERFLGWVLLIPEDGAGPEVEIGWRLVRSAWGRGIAGEAARAVIEHAFATVGLSAVVAGIAAENAASRRLAAKLGMRCPEGAPVDADGYVRYRIEQAHAG; encoded by the coding sequence ATGAGCTTGCCGCACTTCACGACCGCGCGTTTGCTGTTGCGTCCGCGCTGCTTCGACGATCTCGAAGCATGCCTCGCCATGGATCGCGACGTCGAGGTCACGCGGCATATTCCGGGTCCGTGGCAGGACCCTGTCGCGCATCGGCGGTTTGTCGAGGGGCGCATGCGCTGCGCCTATCCCGACGGGCTCGGCTACTGGTCGATCTTCGAACGCGCTGCGCCGGAGCGTTTTCTCGGCTGGGTGCTGCTGATTCCAGAAGACGGCGCCGGCCCCGAGGTCGAAATCGGCTGGCGCCTGGTGCGCTCCGCGTGGGGCCGAGGCATCGCGGGAGAGGCCGCGCGAGCGGTCATCGAGCACGCGTTCGCGACGGTCGGACTGAGCGCTGTGGTGGCGGGTATCGCGGCGGAAAACGCCGCTTCGCGACGGCTTGCCGCCAAACTGGGCATGCGCTGCCCGGAAGGCGCGCCGGTCGACGCGGACGGGTATGTGCGCTATCGGATCGAACAAGCCCACGCGGGTTGA
- a CDS encoding chloride channel protein, protein MSVKSTTSEPVRREHSPFAVVAAVTLLTGLGAGLGGMLLALLLHGIQHLAYGYSVTHVISAESFLQGVSAAAPERRLLVLTICGLIAGFGWWALYRFGRPLVSIRQAVKSDDPQMPVMSTTIHAVLQIVTVALGSPLGREVAPREIGSALAGWLSRRAGLSAAQSRIMVACGAGAGLAAVYNVPLGGAVFVLEVLLGTFGWPALVPAIVTSSVAALVAQLGLGNEHQYLVASMTLSPALVVWSVVCGPIFGVAAWSFAELMKRSRAAAPKNWRLPVLSLLNFATIGVFAMHFPQLLGNGKGPAGLAFDGGLTISLAAMLLVLKVVITASSLRAGAEGGLLTPGLANGALLAIVLGGLWSLAWPGASLGAFAVVGATAFLAASMQMPITAVVLMFEFTRVSQDFLIPVLFAMGGALLGFRACAKWAPALQSSVGFGWSGASKAR, encoded by the coding sequence ATGTCAGTCAAATCAACCACTTCCGAGCCTGTACGCCGCGAGCACAGTCCCTTCGCCGTGGTCGCCGCCGTCACGCTGCTTACGGGCCTCGGCGCCGGCCTCGGCGGCATGTTGCTCGCGCTGCTGCTGCACGGCATCCAGCATCTTGCATACGGCTACAGCGTGACGCACGTGATCAGCGCGGAGAGTTTTCTGCAAGGCGTCAGCGCTGCCGCGCCCGAACGTCGCCTGCTGGTGCTGACGATTTGCGGCCTCATCGCGGGGTTCGGCTGGTGGGCGCTGTATCGGTTCGGCCGGCCGCTCGTGAGCATTCGCCAGGCCGTCAAGTCCGACGATCCGCAAATGCCCGTCATGAGCACGACGATTCATGCCGTGCTGCAGATCGTCACCGTGGCGCTCGGCTCGCCGCTCGGCCGCGAAGTCGCGCCGCGCGAAATCGGCTCGGCGTTGGCCGGCTGGCTGTCGCGCCGGGCGGGCCTGTCGGCCGCGCAGAGCCGGATCATGGTGGCGTGCGGCGCGGGCGCCGGTTTGGCCGCTGTCTACAACGTGCCGCTCGGCGGCGCGGTGTTCGTGCTCGAAGTGTTGCTGGGCACCTTCGGCTGGCCCGCTCTGGTGCCGGCTATCGTGACCTCGTCGGTGGCCGCGCTGGTCGCGCAACTGGGATTGGGCAACGAGCATCAATATCTGGTTGCGTCGATGACGCTGAGCCCCGCGCTCGTGGTCTGGTCCGTGGTGTGCGGTCCGATTTTCGGCGTGGCGGCGTGGAGCTTCGCGGAACTGATGAAACGCTCGCGCGCGGCGGCGCCGAAGAACTGGCGCCTGCCGGTGTTGTCGCTGCTGAACTTCGCGACGATCGGCGTGTTCGCGATGCATTTCCCCCAGTTGCTCGGCAATGGCAAGGGACCTGCGGGGCTGGCGTTCGACGGCGGCCTGACCATCAGTCTCGCCGCGATGCTGCTGGTGCTGAAAGTGGTGATCACCGCGAGCAGTTTGCGCGCGGGCGCCGAAGGCGGGCTGCTCACGCCGGGGCTCGCGAATGGCGCGTTGCTGGCGATCGTGCTCGGCGGATTGTGGAGCCTCGCGTGGCCAGGGGCATCGTTGGGCGCATTCGCGGTGGTCGGCGCAACGGCGTTTCTCGCTGCCTCCATGCAGATGCCGATCACGGCCGTGGTGCTCATGTTCGAATTCACCCGCGTGAGTCAGGACTTTCTGATTCCCGTGTTGTTCGCCATGGGCGGCGCGCTGCTGGGTTTTCGTGCGTGCGCAAAGTGGGCGCCTGCGCTGCAGTCGAGCGTCGGGTTTGGCTGGAGTGGGGCGAGCAAGGCGCGGTAA
- a CDS encoding glucose/quinate/shikimate family membrane-bound PQQ-dependent dehydrogenase encodes MTSQSNSRGVIGVVTLLFTVLTALYLLIGGAWLLSVGGSAYYLITGVALLGVAWLLWRRSPTALVLYSLVLIGTAIWALMESGPDFWALAPRSGVLVIFGVWLLLLVSWRLVGERKLGVVSLVVALVAWAGVLVYASFNDPQQVNGTLSASAPASGAGAGSGIDPADWPAYGRTQEGTRYSPLQQITPENVKDLQVAWTFRTGDMKGPNDPVEITDEVTPIKIGDLLYLCSPHQILFALDAKTGTLKWKFDPRLKSDPSFQHVTCRGVSYVDLSAGATAAAPATAPASDATATAAAPASDTATAAAPASDTATATTTAAPAATPASDTTATCTRRIYLPVNDGHLYALDALTGQRCEGFANHGDLDLQHAQPVTTAGMYEPTSPSIITSKVIIVAGSVEDNFSNREPSGVIRGFDVRTGELLWAFDPGAKDPNHIPGAGEHYTWNSPNSWAPAAYDAKLDIVYLPMGVTTPDIWGGNRTPEQERYASGLLALNASTGKLAWFYQTAHHDLWDMDQPSQPTLADITGKDGQSVPVVYAPAKTGNLFVLDRRTGVPVVPAPETPVPQGAAPGDHVSPTQPFSQLTYRPSKKLTDADMWGATMYDQLVCRVMFHKLRYEGTFTPPSLQGTLVFPGNLGMFEWGGIAVDTDRQIAVANPIALPFVSRLIPRGPGNPLEPVPGAKGSGTESGIQPQYGVPYGVVINAFLSPFGLPCKQPAWGYISAIDLKTNEIVWKKRIGTVRDSSPIPLPFRMGMPMLGGPIVTAGGVAFIGATADNYIRGFDVNNGKQVWEARLPAGGQATPMSYSINGRQYLVIAAGGHGSFGTKLGDYVIAYALPQQ; translated from the coding sequence ATGACCAGTCAGTCGAATTCCCGGGGCGTGATCGGCGTCGTCACGTTGCTCTTCACCGTGCTCACCGCGCTTTACTTGTTGATCGGTGGCGCATGGCTTCTTTCGGTGGGCGGCTCCGCCTACTATCTCATCACGGGCGTCGCGCTGTTGGGCGTGGCCTGGCTTCTGTGGCGGCGCAGTCCCACCGCGCTCGTGCTTTACTCGCTTGTGTTGATCGGCACGGCGATCTGGGCTCTGATGGAGTCGGGTCCCGACTTCTGGGCGCTCGCGCCGCGCTCCGGTGTGCTCGTCATCTTCGGCGTGTGGTTGCTGCTGCTCGTGAGTTGGCGGCTCGTCGGCGAGCGCAAGCTGGGTGTGGTGTCACTCGTCGTCGCGCTCGTGGCATGGGCGGGCGTGCTGGTCTACGCGAGCTTCAATGATCCGCAGCAGGTCAACGGCACACTGAGCGCTTCCGCGCCCGCGAGCGGCGCGGGCGCCGGCAGCGGGATCGACCCCGCCGATTGGCCCGCCTATGGACGCACCCAGGAAGGCACTCGCTACTCGCCGCTACAGCAGATCACACCTGAGAATGTGAAGGATCTCCAGGTGGCCTGGACCTTCCGCACGGGCGACATGAAGGGGCCCAACGATCCTGTCGAAATCACCGACGAAGTCACGCCGATCAAGATCGGCGATCTGCTTTACCTGTGCTCGCCGCACCAGATTCTGTTCGCGCTCGACGCGAAGACGGGCACGCTCAAATGGAAATTCGATCCGAGGCTGAAGTCCGATCCGTCGTTCCAGCACGTGACTTGCCGCGGCGTGTCGTATGTCGATCTGTCGGCGGGTGCGACGGCGGCCGCACCCGCAACAGCGCCAGCGAGCGATGCCACCGCAACCGCAGCGGCACCCGCAAGTGACACTGCAACTGCCGCCGCGCCCGCGAGCGATACAGCCACCGCGACCACAACCGCCGCACCCGCCGCCACGCCAGCGAGCGACACTACAGCCACCTGTACACGCCGCATCTACCTCCCGGTCAACGACGGCCATCTCTACGCCCTCGACGCGCTGACAGGCCAACGTTGCGAAGGCTTCGCCAACCACGGCGACCTCGATCTCCAACACGCCCAGCCGGTCACGACAGCGGGCATGTACGAACCCACCTCGCCGTCGATCATCACCAGCAAGGTGATCATCGTGGCGGGCTCGGTCGAGGACAACTTCTCGAACCGCGAGCCGTCGGGTGTCATCCGCGGTTTCGACGTGCGCACGGGCGAACTGCTCTGGGCGTTCGACCCGGGCGCGAAGGACCCGAATCACATTCCGGGCGCGGGCGAGCACTACACGTGGAACTCGCCCAACTCATGGGCGCCCGCCGCCTACGACGCGAAACTCGACATCGTCTATCTGCCGATGGGTGTCACGACGCCGGATATCTGGGGCGGCAACCGCACGCCGGAGCAGGAGCGTTACGCGAGCGGCCTGCTCGCCCTCAACGCCTCGACCGGCAAGCTCGCCTGGTTCTACCAGACCGCGCACCACGACCTGTGGGACATGGACCAGCCGTCGCAACCCACGCTCGCCGACATCACCGGCAAGGACGGCCAGAGCGTGCCGGTCGTCTACGCGCCGGCCAAGACCGGCAATCTGTTCGTGCTCGACCGCCGCACGGGTGTGCCCGTCGTGCCGGCGCCCGAAACGCCCGTGCCGCAAGGCGCCGCTCCCGGCGACCATGTTTCGCCGACGCAGCCGTTCTCGCAGCTTACGTATCGCCCGTCGAAGAAGCTGACCGACGCCGACATGTGGGGCGCGACGATGTACGACCAGCTCGTGTGCCGTGTGATGTTCCACAAGCTGCGGTACGAAGGCACGTTCACGCCGCCGTCGCTGCAGGGCACGCTCGTGTTCCCGGGTAACCTCGGCATGTTCGAGTGGGGCGGCATTGCCGTCGACACCGACCGCCAGATCGCCGTCGCGAACCCGATCGCGCTGCCGTTCGTCTCGCGTCTGATTCCGCGCGGCCCCGGCAATCCGTTGGAGCCGGTGCCCGGCGCCAAGGGCAGCGGCACGGAGTCAGGCATTCAGCCGCAATACGGCGTGCCGTACGGCGTGGTGATCAACGCGTTCCTCTCGCCGTTCGGCTTGCCGTGCAAGCAGCCGGCATGGGGCTACATCTCCGCGATCGATCTCAAGACCAATGAGATTGTGTGGAAGAAGCGCATCGGCACGGTGCGCGACAGTTCGCCGATTCCGCTGCCGTTCAGGATGGGCATGCCGATGCTGGGCGGTCCGATCGTCACCGCGGGCGGCGTCGCGTTTATCGGCGCGACGGCGGACAACTACATCCGCGGATTCGACGTGAACAACGGCAAGCAGGTCTGGGAGGCCCGCCTGCCGGCAGGCGGACAGGCCACGCCGATGAGTTATTCGATCAACGGCCGTCAATACCTCGTGATCGCGGCGGGCGGGCACGGCTCGTTCGGCACGAAGCTCGGCGACTATGTGATTGCCTACGCGTTGCCGCAGCAGTGA